Within the Vigna angularis cultivar LongXiaoDou No.4 chromosome 10, ASM1680809v1, whole genome shotgun sequence genome, the region GACCAATAAGGAGCTAATAACACAATAAATTAACTAATGGCCATCATCCAAAACTTCACTTGCCACAACCAACCTTGGTTTTTGTATGAGGAAAGAACAGTGTCCGTTATCTCGAGAGTTTTCTGGGCGAACAGACCTTCTGAACCACCTGTAGATGGAAGAAATAAGGAAATGCAGACCTGGTTATTAATTTGTCAAACAAACAGCGGCATTTTATGGTTAATGTAAACACTTTTGTTGTGTGTAATACATAGCATTAGATATAGGAATATTCAAAGTAAACTAAACACAGTTAAGACGCCcaattacaatattattttaccaAAAGAAAAGCTGAAGATCCATCGagcaaattaaattcaattaccAAGAAATCCAAGCAAAACACTGTTGGGATTGTGAATTTTGAGAGCATTGTGGAGACCCCAGATAACATTGTGTCCTCCAGGAGATTGTCTCCCACAAAAGACAACTCCCACCCTACAACAACACAATCAATATTAAGAAATTCATGACAAAACAGATTCACAACAATGGCTAGGAAACATAAACATGATAAGCAGACACAGACCTAATAGGAGGGAACTCGGTTATGATCTGAGCATCAGGGACTTTGGCAGTGGCCCTGAGAAAGTGAGCCAAAGGGTGTCCGTAGGTGTGAGGAAAAGCCCTGGCGATGGTGAGGGCGTCAGTGGGGTCAGCAGTGGTGGTAGCATCACCAAATTCAACCCTCACAGTGGTTCCCTGCACAAAAAGCCAAAAGGGTCATCGtccaaatgaaaaataaaaatcaaaactttacAAACCCCACTGCTCCCACAACCCCTGAAACCGACAAGATCTGAAACCAGCCAGCACCTGCAGGCAAGGGGGAAGCTCCGGCTGGTACAAAGACCGAATCCTTTGGAGATCTGAAAGCTCCCTGGGAATACCATAATCAGAATCCATGGATTCAACCCCTTTGACGCCTCAACAGAGAGAACAAAAAAAACGTATGAAACAAACACACTACGACGTTGTTGTTGTTCTAAGCTACTGTGTGAGTGTAACTATTGTTGTTTGGTGCAGTTGTTGAGTGGTGAATGTTGGGTGATGGGTAGGGTACCCTTTTAAGTGCACCTACCAAACTCGTTTTTTTTCTCTGATTCTTCAAAACAAATGACTCCTCTATCCAACAAGAACTGACCAACCAAGCCCACCGAATTCGGGTCTTTTTACCATATAGCTATTCGAATATTCTccttattctcatttttttttctttttttctcttcttttttttcaataaattactCTAAACAAGTTTGGTGaagataaacaaaacaaacataacCTCTTTCTGGTATGTTTATCTTCACCCTACCtttcttttgtttaaaaaacaCTACTTTTTGCCTTAACTTTTTCATTCTTCAACAAaaccttttattatttaaagataTAATTGCATTGTGCTCTCTTAGAAAATTATTGTGAAAGTGAATTAGGCAACTTCCTTTTTTAAGAGTAATAGAAGTAAATTCCATTTTCACCTCATAATTTGTTTGTCTTATAATCTACCTTGTCTTTTTAatgttcataatattttttcttacaagcatataaaatgattattttgaaacaattaGCAAATGATTTGTTATCATTGAAGTTTACTTAGATATATGAtcattttataatatacaaGTAAACGTAAACTTcatctataaatttatttatgaaattcaattaggtataaaattaatttcttaaagttatatatatatatattgaatgatTAGATTAATTGTATGATAAAACAgtatataattcaagaaatggTAGATTCTTATCTCTTCTaaagaagaaattttgaaaagtaaaattatagtTTCCAACTTTAAATTTCggaaaaagttaaaagaaattcTTGCACTGGGAGTAGAAGAgataaaaatatcaatgaatatttaaaaaaaaatacgtgATTAATCTATATTaacattcttaattatttttaattgaataatttatattttattaaactaaaataacatcATTATTTGATAATATGTAATCAAAAGtgattatttacaaaatttttatattattttcatattaaaaatgcAGAGAAACAAACACTAAAAACCTAATTTAGGAAAACTCATTAGAATCTATTTACTTTTCATACCATTTGGCCATTCATGCAAAGCCACTCTTAAATTttgaggtttttttttcttacctttATTTCCCACTGGGTTGTGCTTTTTGTCATTTTCCATGTACAAGAAAAAGTAGGGAGAGAAACCAAATTTACTTTATagttttgaaaagtaaaaagtatGATTAAAAAGCGTAGGCATTTAGATCTGAAAAGGGTTGTATTATGCAATTTATGTTAGATTCAGATTCCTTATCTTGAGAAGGAATAATGGGTAAAATTTGgtatttacttatattttacatcaaaatttCTTCTGCAAAGTTAAAAGGTGGTGGCTATTCTTGAAAACATATAGAATAGCAAATTTGTACATTTGCTAGAAGTATAGTATTATTCTATTATTCTAGTTTAACAAAAAcatcaaactataaaaaaagaagcaaaggaCGGTCCATAACTATATTAATGTTTTCAATGACATAATGAATGAAAAGGATGTcaacaattttatttgaataaaataaaataaaaactgttttagcactgaaaaaataaataaaatatcagatAAAACtaagaaatgatgaaaataataatttatataattaaggctatattttataatgaattcaAATGAGTATTTGGTTTGAAAGAATTCAAATCCAACGTGAGTGACCGATCAATAGTGACACCAACGGAAAGTGAagaaataaatgtaattttcatGGTGTTGACTTAAAATGATGGATTAGGTGCATTCcttctctcacaattttatATTGGACTTTTCCCATTAAATGTTGATActtctttttactatttataatgatttttcttatttaaataaaatgatattttataaaaaaatacagttaattcataaaaaaatagaaatgtacattattttatttcacaatAAATGGTGTGTACTTACTAGTATTTcagatatttataatttaaatatgttatacattggttattattaaaaaattaatgataattatgtaaaaataaaatataataaatcaatatatatatatatatatatatatatatatattataactaacaacaatatatattactGACAAAATTctactaataaataaaaaatttggatAAAATAACATAAGCTAATGAATGTTattgatgaaaaagaaattattaataaaacaaaatttatcgataaattttattaatgaatggatttgttaataaaatttataagtgtttaaattttttattatcgacaactattttcattattaaattttgtggaTAAGAATGAGTATTAAAGTTTCTACGTTAGGCTTTAATCATGTGGTGATTAAATTTGTTGgtaatagattttttaaaatttgttaataaatttattgataattaaggTTTTTGAAAATTCATCGACAATTATGTTggtaattgaattttgaaatacgataattgtattttttaaaatttgtaatttataaatCTGTCGATAAAATGGttgtaatttttcattaaatttggtaaaatattagttataaatgaaatgaagatggatgagagtaaaaataaaagaaaagaaaaaaaagataacgAGGAATAAGAGGTGATAACAgtgaggagaagaagaaaaagagatcataaaaaaaagaggaTAAAAAAGTACAATATTTACTTATGAATTTTACTAATGAAAAATATGTGTTAGTAATTATCAAATTGATGAATTTAGGTCATTAGTAACTAATGATATatcattttcaacaaattttttattattgaatgaatttttctatttgtcaataaaatttattaatgaacATTTTACTGATGATTTTTTTACAGTGAATAATTTTACATTGACAAATTTTTGTGAACATCGACAgacaaaattcatcaataaatttcattctttttgtAGTATAAgtctttattttaaacataaaaatataactattgtaatatgtttcttcttcttattttataatttgttccATTGATATTTAGTccctaaaataaatatttcattgtttttcaatatttttttacttgtttaaaATTGCGCAATGATAGTCCTTATGTTAAATTGATGTTAATTATGTTGGATgaatattattatcttaaatttttattttttgttcttttactttattaattttgtttttgttttcaaattttatttttcatcccTTCATTTCCTTCTCTCCCTGTATCATTCCCATCTCCTTCCTCCTCCACCCTCACACCATCATCGTTAATATATACTTAAGAGATCTTGAAAATGTAATTGGCTTTGTATACTAGGCGTGCTCACAAAATACATATTGGCATaagtgatttttaaaaattgaagtgatttttaaataaaattaaaattcaattaagtaaaaaaattattgaaaacgACATAAAAGTAGTAATAAATTACTTACATTACTACTTACCAATTTaatctatatattttataattttctttaatgttATATTTCACAGAAGCTTGAATAATGAGAGTTACATGCTTGAGTTTCTAGTCCATGGTAAAGTCATAAACGTGCTTTTTTTGACCACTTTATAGATTGATATGCATTTTGGCGTTCTGAAAAAAGGACAACAATTTCATCTTCTCCTTTCTTAAACCagagaaagaaatatttgtTCAATCTCTCATTTTCAAATCATTTCAATGGTCAAAGCATCtagaacaacaaaatttattatatatatctttcCAATGTtttcactttctcactagtgcagaaacgGTTTTTCACGTCCCCgaatagacgtccgtccaacGAATCCCCAACGtatataattgaccggtggcataataGTAAATAAGTGGaactatagacgtccgtcctaggtcgagacggacgtttataacattatagacgtccgtcacaggggacggacgttttaaaggctgccgttgtcaatctctgaacgttcgtcctgggtcgagctggacgtttataacattatagacgtccgtcgcaggggacggacgttttaaaggctgccgttgtcaatctctgaacgtccgtcctgggtcgagctggacgtttataacattatagacgtccgtcacaGGCACGGACGTTTTAAAGGCTGCCGTTGGCAATcactgaacgtccgtcctgggtcgagctggacgtttataacattatagacgtccgtcacaGGGATGGACGTTTTAAAGGCTGCCGTTGTcaatctctgaacgtccgtcctgggtcgacCTGGACGTGTATcacattatagacgtccgtgttGAGGGGCGCGGACggctataatattatagacgtccgcgccccCCAGAACGGACGTTTAGAGGACTTTAAGTAATTATTACCCCAGCCACTCTGTCagtcctctgaacgtccgttctgaggggcgcggacgtctataatattatagacgtccgcgcccctcagaacggacgttcagaggactGACATGGGTAGTTGAATCGTTTAGGTTTTCATCAgaattatagacgtccgtcttgGGACGGACGTTGATAAAATTATAGACGTCAGCGCCATCTGAACGGACGTGTAAAGCCCCGcgaaattcaattttaaattcattacaaCGTCATATTAGTGgtgggccggacgtctataatattatagacgtccggcccacgtgggacggacgtctatgatCATTAAAATGGGAAGCGCGAACCGAGACCATTCACTGTTCGTCTTCTTCCCCGCCGTTCGCGACTCTGCTGCTGCGCCATTGATATTCGAGGTTggttttctcacttttggaccgtttaaaattacatttaatccgattacattgctctgtgatgaaatgtctttgatttgaaccgattaaaaattgttttgggtCCGTTTTTTTGCAGattcttgcgtgttcttgggcgactTCCTTGACTCTTTTTGGACTGCGTGTTAGGCCGTTTACTCCTCCACTTCCCTCCTTCTCATTTggaatctacttttcaggttagcttgttggttgaaaattttgtgtatgcatgtatgtggATTTTGTGTATGGACGTTTTTTACTATAATGTGTATTAGTTATGTTATTGTGTTAAACGATTAATGCGAAATGTGTATTAGTGTATGGATGTTTTTGACTGTtaaattttgtgtatgcatgtatgtgttATTGTGTATTAGTTATTGCCAtacattgagtgacacttagttcccgtttgaaatttaagacaaacgattaatcttttaatcgtttgtgttaaattttgaattgtccgattggacagtttgagaaaattaattttcataatttgcaataccATGACAACTGGAGTTTAAGGATAAGATTGAtgaaatttcggttcagtacttgtgttgttctccggatgcatatttgattgtggtcatcgttgactactctcatttcgtgtattttggagaccaatgcgaaatgctgccgaaattgtatcaattttatgacgtagacttcaatgcacgtggctgagcaaattatgaaaattattttttttgaatgggtagggcctaaccttgtgagagttaaaacacttgaactgatgattttacgaacatagtatggatcgaagatGGATGAACGAACGTCGCATGAGTGAAGAATATGACAAGGGTGTTTCgcagttcttgcaatacgttgaacaaaatgctaagtctgtcaacgggacatattttCGCAGTTCataattatatggttttgttcgttgcacaggaagatgaaaaatgacttgagaaccatgcttcaagggtaagtgtttctccaaaaaatgacttcaatttgatgttaaccttcaacttttatgataaaatagtcatattaattatactttgtgttttcaatctgtacagagttattggtaaatctcgtggtcaattggttcaaattttgtatccaaaggttgtaagtcatttatagtttctaattcatttatgttattgaatgatcaaaatttttaactatttagtttgttattttagtgtaaccagcaggtagattcatgggaatgtggcttctatgtgatgtgttggattaagaccatcattcgagctgtcattacagatgactggaatgaggtaatgatgtataccttcaatacattacaaattaaaatcatcttcaactatatatgaaacaataatgaatctttgttgaattttgcagcgcttcaagactACATCGCCTATtgcagaggacacaattaaccagataaggcaggagtggaccgcttatcttttacaaagatggagttaggaatagttatatttcttcttgattgaacattgtttggttttagttttatttttatgttaatagttTGGTAGTAGATTGAACATTAAGtagaattttgtttatataaaacgcatatttatgttattggagaattgttctgggacatttttctgtttttcaggtgtggttctattgagaaaacaaacaaatttttaaaaaaaaaacgcccactagacgtctgttagtgtacagtcggacgtctatagacgtccgtctgTGCACATACGGACGTCCCACCCCCAGCGCTACACCAAAATAACTCAGCGAGGATGACGTCCGTCTTCAGACATCAGCGAACGTTTATGTGGACGTCCGTCCTGATgcagcggacgtttatataaacgtccgtcctcaggCCACGGACGTTtctataaacgtccgtcctgatgcagcggacgtttatataaacgtccatCTTCAGCAGAGCGGACGTTcacatagacgtccgtcctcagGAAGAGCGGACGTTCGTATAAACGTCCATCCTCAGGCAGAGCGGACGTTcacatagacgtccgtcctcagGAAGAGCGGACGTCTGAGGGACGTCTACCGCATAGACGTCCGGCGTACGCCGGACGTCAAAAGGCCAAAATATCGGACGTAAAAAgccttttttgcactagtgtctCAAACTCtcgttttattatattttaatatataaacaaacaaGACTTTGCACTTTGCAACGTTGACTCTACGGTTTCCTTTTTATTCTAACATTTCTTTTCAACTATTTGCAAAatttactataataataatattgacaAAAATGTTTTCAGAAATTTGTCTAATTAGAATCTTCGCAGCCCAAAGAAAACAACTTGAAGAAAAATTCTATTCTCTAGAAGAAAAACAAAGCATAAAAACATATTGTGACGGAAGATATAATGACAAgaaggtaattttttttaaaatatattaagtataaaatttatatacaataattttataatttgaaatgttttaaaaaatatacaataaatcatgtattattaaatatttaaaataatagatgaTAGTAACCAACGTTAGGTGTTATTAAGCATTGACTATAAAGTTAAgtatttgtttattaaatatttttgacaaaaattattattaattatatttttttaaaattaatttgaataataaaaaatatgatactcattaaatatttttagaaaaaaatagtaaCCGATCATAACTAAAAAATACTTTGTTTTTGTGTAGTTAGAAAATAGAAGAGGAAAAATATTGTGTATTGAGTAAGTTGACAACCTTAAATTATggtaaactttaatatataatttctttaccTGAGATATCCATAGCTCTTATATCTTGTATGTGCATTTGACccagaaaaaaatgtaaaagctttacaaagacaagaagaaaagcaaagaaaatataaactaatggtaaaaaaagataaattatttgttaCAAGAAGTTTAATTGGTTAGTTTACTCactaaaaagaatatatttaaataaacaatactaatttagatattattttataaactaaaattttttaatttctaaataagttatgataattaaaaattataattagtgaATAATTAAACTCTAAATTAATACTAACATTAATTAAGAAGATTTTgactaaaaaaattagtatataaattgatcattaattAATGTAGGTTTAAGTCatccaatttttaaaatatatacatgtattcaaatatataataatatctccTTAACGGTTAAGATAACATCATCTAAATTATGTTGGTAAAGACAAGATTGTCTAAACATTACGTATTACGTGTTAAGAGTAAATatagttttgaagtttaataaaatatctaaacGTAACAACGTGAATtgtctaaaatattaaatgtaaatgCCAAAaggttatattaaaaatattctaaacgctctaaattattcaaataaacaacGTACACTTATAATGTACAAACACTTAGATCCTCTAACGATTTATTATATGTACATTGTAATactattttaaacaatatatattaacataattttaaaattttaagaagagaaatttaaataaaatttattatatattttaaatttagttaacctGATTTCATATTCTGAATTtccttttaatataatttataattaaccaaatttcattttagtgttattttgatatatgttaattgaattttaaaatccagttaatatatttttaaaattttgtttattaattatttaaagacTACAATTTGTCTTTACGGATGAATTTcattctaataaataaaaatagtaaaaattgatAATACTAAGGTATAATATGATTAATAGTATTATATAAGTTATAATATCAcgaataataatttattcatgaattaaaatatgtaaatatattgtttatgaTTATTGACTTTTGAAATCcgtatcatattttaaaattaggaagaaataaatatcatattttaaaatctggtagaaataaatatcaaatttttaaatttagaaaaaataaatattccgATTCTGAAATCTTGGAAAAGTAAATACTGTCTTTCAAaacttgaaataaataaataccaaatttcaaaatatggaagaaataaatatcaattttaataaatattaaatttctaaatagagaagaaataaatattaattttgaaattagacGAGTTTCctaattggattttaaaatccaataaatttcaaaatttgatgagTTTcctaattgaattttaaaatctaataaatttcaaaatttgatgagTTCCTAAACcaaatttcttcaaaatttgaatttggatagtttctaaattaaattttaaaatttaatacctgaataaaaaaactaaaacaagaagaaaatgcTCGAAAACTTAAGAGTGCATTGTTGATTAAACATAGAAGACACAACAAATGTGTTTTGATAAGGAATAATTACTGcttatctaaatttttttaatgtaaactTTTACTAAAGGAAAAAATTGTGAACTTGGATATAGAGAGAAATATCAGAGGTGCAGAGAGAAGCTCCTTTAGTTTATCAACTAACAAAAGCCCACTGTGTAAATAGTAGTTAAGGGCACACCAGAAAGACCCTTGCACCCcatataaaaaagtttcatttttgttgaattatgtaatctttagttaaatttttgaatataggaaacattttatttttccttaaaaaaagacttttaaattatataatccaaaatgTAAAAATGACTTCCAAAAGctgaaaagaaataagaaaaattacttTGAGATTAGacaattaaaaagtaattaacttCCGTATTACATTATATTGTTATATGGAAgacttttttagtttttcaactgtgtgctttgaaagtttttttaagaaaaaaaagagttttagGATTACATAATCTAAAATCATTATCTCTAGTCGGTTAAGATAACATgttagaagtgaactttaaacttAACCCAACTTCACAAAACCAGCCTGAaggatgaggtttgcatccacttataaactatcaattggtcttatctctagtcgatgtgggacttccaatcCACTTTGAATTTATTACCAAATTTAAAGCTACTTATGAATTAGATGTCCAATTGAAACAATTATACAGTGAGGTGTCTACTGATCCAAACTCACATGTGGGGTTCTCTATTGTGGATGGTCTGTTGTTATATAAAGGAAAGTTGTATATTGGtcattatctttcttttaaggCAATGTTGCTTAAGGAATACCATAACAGCCCCTTGGAGGTCACATGCATGGTGTCCATAATACATTTCAGCACATTCATGAGAATTTTCATTGGCCTGGAATTAAAAGGGAGGTTGTAGCCCATGTGAAGTCTTGTCTTACATGTCAAGAAATTAAGTCCCCTAACCATTCCCCATACTGCTTTTTTCCAATCTATCATTtagctaataaaaaaattgattgttttAGGTTATGATACCTGTCATACCAAATGAACTggacaaacaaaaattaacaactCTAATTTGGTTAAGATAGCCATGGAAATAGTTACAATTTAACAAAggtcaaataatttattataattactcactttttattaaatattatcacGCAAAGTTACTGACTTAGTATAAGTGTCTTTTACAAGTATCTTCTTACACGACTGAAAGAAGAACTAGAGAGAACGAATAATACAACTTGAATAACACAACTTGAATAACACAACTTGAATAACGGAAGACCATCAGAAAGTCCATATAATTTCCAGGACAACCTTAAATGCTTTGAGTAAAGAATTCTCTATCCTAATTCAAAACAATTGTGATTTCAAGAAATTGACctaaagatgaaaagataataGTTAATTCGTCTTTACCAATATTGAAAGTGAATCAAACAATGAATTGATTTGTATTGGATTATAATTCCAAACAAAAGACTTTTGAAAggataattaaatttgaagttaAGCGTACAgagaatgttttgaaaattctCAATTTTTTCCCATCTTCAGTTTGCAATGGCATCCATGTAAGGCAATTTGAGAAACACAAGTAGAAACCAGGAATGAATGATgcaatttcttctttttatctttcttataTCAGAGTAATAATACTTTAACAgccataaattttttaaatttatataatactttttttttattattttgtttcttttacaaatataaaaggttattattttaataactattttatcctATAAtatgtatcaaataaatattaatatgtcACAATATCAACAACAATTGAATTGATTACGAAACGGTTTATAATATTGATGTTTATCTATTATGTacttttgtatttaatattgAATAGACCCTTTATAAAAATTGTCATAactatatcttattttttattttaaataataaaaaatcttttgGAATTATGTTACAAGAATTCAAATTCAATACgtaattttagtattaaaaaaagAGTTTGAAACAAAATTCCACAAAGGTAGTACCAGAGGCAGAAAATAAGATAGTAATGGGATATGAAAAGGATAAAAGAGTACTAAGAAACAAAAGAAGCATTCAATTCCGTAGCTATAAAGCAAGTTCATACCAGAAGTGTCGCTGACTTTGGATGCACCATATAATCTTCAGTTCTAAAAAAGTCACCAAAGAAAAACAAGCTTCTTTCAATTGGGTAAtccagaaaaattaaaaaaggttaTAGTAATTTCTGGTATGGTTTATCTTACCAGAAAAGATGGAGAAGTAACAGGTATCAAGTATAGGTCATCTTTTCTTCTAACAGTAACTCCGAATTGCTCAGTCATGTCCAAATCCTCATTTTTGATTCCCATGGGAAGCTTCCAATCAAAGTGATACAACAAAAATGCAAGTGTCAGCTCAACACTTATCAAACCAAATGTGCTGCCTGGGCATATTCTTCTTCCAGCACCAAAAGGAATGTACTCAAAATTGTTCCCTTTGTAGTCAACAGAGCTATCAATGAATCTCTCTGGATAAAACCTTTCTGCTTCACTCCAATAGTTAGGATCTCTTCCAATCGCCCAAGCATTCACAATTACCTTGCTTTTGACTGGAATATGATACCCTTTAATCTCACATTCTTCTCTACTTTCTCTTGGAAGTAAAAGAGGAGCTGGTGGATGTAACCTTAGGGTTTCTTTCACAACTAACTTCAAATATTTGAGTTCATCCATGCAAACTTTATCTACTCTTTCTTTCATATTGAATACCTCTCTCACCTCATCTTGTGCTTTCTTCATTACTCTTGGATCCTTCATCATTTCTGCCATTGCCCAATTAATGGTAGTTGCAGATGTCTCTCCTCCAGCAGCAAACACATCCTGCAAAGTATAATTATCATGGATTTTACCTTTTTCAATGTTAGAAGTGTACTTTTGAGTAACTTAGACTCAGATAAACTAGGTAAACCTGTCAAACAAACCATGAAGTTGTTAAAGTGTATCAAGGGATTAAGATTATCCTCACCAGGATTATAGCCTTGATATTGTCAATAGTTAAGCAAATATCCTTGTTACTTTCATTACCATCCTGAAATTTTAGAAGAACATCTATCAAATCTTCCTCTGCTTCACCTTGGCCTCCTTTGCCTTTGGACTTTTCCTCTTTGTGTTC harbors:
- the LOC108335045 gene encoding cytochrome P450 71D11 yields the protein MDSQLLNISALILSFFLFMILALKIGTNLKKTQSSQKIPPGPWKLPVIGNIHNLLSSAPHRKLRDLAKIYGPLMHLQLGEVFTIIVSSPEYAKEIMKTHDLIFASRPTILASDILSYESTNIIFAPYGNYWRQLRKICTVELFTQKRVSSFQPIREEVLTHLVKMIDSHKGSPLNLTEAVLSSVYNIMSRAAFGMKCKDQEEFISAVKEAVESGSGFNIGDLFPSAKWLQIATGLRPKLERLHGQVDRILGDIISEHKEEKSKGKGGQGEAEEDLIDVLLKFQDGNESNKDICLTIDNIKAIILDVFAAGGETSATTINWAMAEMMKDPRVMKKAQDEVREVFNMKERVDKVCMDELKYLKLVVKETLRLHPPAPLLLPRESREECEIKGYHIPVKSKVIVNAWAIGRDPNYWSEAERFYPERFIDSSVDYKGNNFEYIPFGAGRRICPGSTFGLISVELTLAFLLYHFDWKLPMGIKNEDLDMTEQFGVTVRRKDDLYLIPVTSPSFLN